In Sulfurovum xiamenensis, the following proteins share a genomic window:
- a CDS encoding tetratricopeptide repeat protein, producing the protein MNQTQKRLSIINHAISITDVETIQLQVLKLALLKTDVKIQEIVTAIQAENYAKAQGLINQYIETPTEDIIQRASQKAQAAMAAEEQAIIDEFDLFITSNRNEKPQEIDINDFLLDEYSEETKVETKKVDHSDFDALLNIDVDHVLTDNIELDVTQTSTNTFFESPKETNHTDKDTFFDSEESEKEETIIKESMPQEEEEESETFIQKDLPSKDEPLKELKPAIHTEEETRSLHYKAIPYIAQKLNSMKKQYPLKDRTYEKFDSVENLLRKISQEGYTEDEIEETLTTIKKLSEESKETEAAQLLLVCAATESKFAQFMLARELFKGILLTKDIAEAFSLMHSLALEDYPEALCDMAQFYEHGIETNQDKKKAEQFYKEAMDFGIKRAQKHYQRLQKENGGFFKR; encoded by the coding sequence ATGAATCAGACACAGAAAAGATTAAGCATCATTAACCATGCCATTTCCATCACTGATGTTGAGACCATACAGCTTCAGGTCTTAAAGTTGGCACTGCTTAAAACAGATGTGAAAATCCAGGAGATCGTTACAGCCATTCAGGCAGAGAATTATGCAAAAGCGCAAGGGCTTATTAACCAATATATTGAAACACCTACTGAGGACATCATTCAAAGAGCATCACAAAAAGCACAAGCCGCTATGGCAGCAGAAGAACAAGCCATTATAGATGAGTTCGATCTTTTTATCACATCAAACAGAAATGAAAAACCTCAAGAGATCGACATCAATGATTTTCTTCTTGATGAATACTCTGAAGAGACAAAAGTGGAAACAAAAAAAGTAGACCATAGTGATTTTGATGCCCTTCTCAATATCGACGTTGATCATGTATTGACTGACAACATTGAATTAGATGTGACACAAACTTCAACAAATACTTTCTTTGAATCACCCAAAGAGACAAATCATACAGATAAAGACACTTTTTTTGATAGTGAAGAGAGTGAAAAAGAAGAAACGATCATAAAAGAGTCAATGCCCCAAGAAGAAGAAGAAGAGAGTGAGACATTCATACAAAAAGATCTCCCCTCTAAAGATGAACCCCTCAAAGAGTTAAAACCTGCGATACATACAGAAGAAGAGACACGTTCACTCCACTATAAAGCCATTCCTTACATTGCCCAGAAACTGAACAGTATGAAAAAGCAATATCCGCTTAAAGATAGAACCTATGAAAAGTTTGATTCTGTAGAAAATCTCTTAAGAAAGATCTCACAAGAAGGTTATACTGAGGATGAGATAGAAGAAACGCTCACCACTATCAAAAAGTTGAGTGAAGAGAGTAAAGAGACTGAAGCTGCACAACTCCTGCTTGTCTGTGCTGCAACAGAATCAAAGTTTGCACAATTCATGTTGGCCCGGGAACTCTTTAAGGGCATTTTACTCACAAAAGACATAGCTGAAGCCTTTTCACTGATGCATAGTTTAGCCCTTGAAGACTACCCTGAGGCACTCTGTGATATGGCACAGTTTTATGAACACGGTATAGAAACGAACCAAGACAAAAAAAAGGCTGAACAATTCTACAAAGAAGCCATGGATTTTGGTATTAAACGTGCCCAAAAACATTATCAACGTTTACAAAAAGAAAACGGTGGTTTCTTTAAAAGGTAG
- a CDS encoding class II aldolase and adducin N-terminal domain-containing protein, with translation MVDKHLIEDIKHVSLSLFNKNFFGVYHGSISARVSSSGFIINSKDTILDEFTEDSLVKLDCKKRDYRWSMANPDVHIHEHIYETIPNAKYVCYTMPPYATAYSLKHGKVSPQDYFGQKVLGEVIVYDPKNIDDWMERAPYEIPRFFQKHDTHLLLIKGFGLISYDRDITEMAKKISILENSCRLLALSANL, from the coding sequence ATGGTAGATAAGCATCTCATCGAAGACATTAAACATGTATCACTCTCCCTGTTTAACAAAAACTTCTTTGGTGTCTATCATGGCTCCATCTCAGCAAGAGTGAGCAGCAGTGGATTTATCATCAACTCTAAAGATACGATCCTAGATGAATTCACCGAAGATTCACTTGTGAAACTTGATTGTAAAAAGAGAGATTATCGTTGGAGTATGGCAAATCCTGATGTACATATCCATGAACATATCTATGAGACCATCCCCAATGCAAAATATGTCTGTTATACAATGCCTCCTTATGCGACAGCCTACTCGCTCAAACATGGGAAAGTCTCTCCACAAGACTACTTTGGCCAAAAGGTACTGGGCGAAGTCATCGTCTATGATCCCAAAAATATAGATGATTGGATGGAACGTGCACCCTACGAGATCCCACGGTTTTTCCAAAAACATGATACACACCTACTCCTTATCAAAGGGTTTGGACTTATTTCCTACGATAGGGACATCACAGAAATGGCAAAAAAGATTTCCATTTTAGAAAACTCTTGCAGATTGTTGGCTTTATCAGCAAACCTGTAA
- the rsmH gene encoding 16S rRNA (cytosine(1402)-N(4))-methyltransferase RsmH, whose product METPHIPVLLDEVLESFKGVGEGYFVDCTLGYAGHSSEILAKYENLKHIGIDRDDEALAFSKKRLEPYEARSTLYKGTFATVFPTLQESPIVAVLADFGVSSLQLDKQERGFSFTSETLDMRMDASSPLSAYEVVNEYPQEKLEYIFDMYGEIRSFKKLASAVVEARAQAPINSAKELSEIAKTVIPAGGKIHPATLMFQAIRIEVNNELGEIEGLLDALEHKHVKGEVVSLISFHSLEDRLVKNRFKKWAQNCICDPQAMRCTCGKNHALGKAFSSKPVTASKEELKVNPRSRSAKLRSFRFKKDSDNGK is encoded by the coding sequence ATGGAAACCCCTCACATACCTGTACTTTTAGATGAAGTTTTGGAAAGTTTTAAGGGGGTGGGTGAAGGTTATTTTGTTGACTGTACGCTTGGGTATGCAGGGCATAGTTCTGAAATACTGGCCAAATATGAAAACTTGAAACACATAGGGATAGATAGAGATGATGAAGCTTTGGCTTTTTCTAAAAAACGTCTAGAACCTTATGAAGCACGCAGTACACTTTACAAGGGTACGTTTGCAACAGTTTTTCCTACATTACAAGAGAGTCCGATAGTAGCGGTATTGGCAGATTTCGGTGTCTCCTCTTTACAACTGGATAAACAAGAGAGAGGTTTTTCTTTTACCTCGGAAACACTGGATATGCGGATGGATGCATCTTCACCACTTTCAGCGTATGAAGTGGTGAATGAGTACCCTCAAGAAAAACTCGAATATATCTTTGATATGTATGGTGAAATACGATCCTTTAAGAAATTGGCATCTGCGGTGGTGGAAGCAAGGGCACAGGCACCTATCAACTCAGCTAAGGAGTTAAGTGAGATCGCAAAAACCGTGATCCCTGCAGGAGGAAAGATACACCCCGCAACGTTGATGTTTCAGGCTATTCGTATAGAAGTTAACAATGAATTGGGTGAAATAGAAGGGTTACTGGATGCTTTGGAACACAAGCATGTGAAGGGGGAAGTGGTTTCTCTCATCTCTTTTCATTCTTTGGAAGACCGTCTGGTGAAAAACCGTTTTAAGAAATGGGCGCAAAATTGTATCTGTGATCCTCAGGCAATGCGCTGTACCTGCGGTAAAAACCATGCTTTGGGTAAAGCCTTCTCTTCCAAGCCTGTGACAGCAAGCAAAGAGGAACTCAAAGTGAATCCTCGAAGCAGGTCTGCAAAGCTGAGAAGTTTCAGATTTAAAAAAGACAGTGATAATGGCAAGTAA